One genomic segment of Brevibacillus laterosporus LMG 15441 includes these proteins:
- a CDS encoding TetR/AcrR family transcriptional regulator yields the protein MTYSETNQGTKEKILKTTLELIKKEGFESVTIRKIATKSETNIALINYYFGSKERLISETIKVLLNSFQDTFTILDDLSLSPKDRLQSFLIHYVRVILQYPELVSRIIAMGTAPFASQQEYGEFLQTMGFQKVLATLQEITQESDPNQLMMMTTQLFGAIFLPALMKPILVSGAGVTFAPIEEQVKFLFDHYFSCK from the coding sequence ATGACATATTCTGAAACAAATCAGGGCACCAAAGAAAAAATTCTTAAAACAACATTGGAATTGATTAAAAAAGAGGGCTTTGAGAGTGTGACCATCAGGAAAATTGCAACGAAATCAGAAACCAATATCGCGCTTATTAATTACTATTTTGGATCAAAAGAAAGACTGATAAGCGAGACTATTAAAGTTCTGCTAAACAGCTTTCAAGATACCTTTACTATTTTAGATGACCTCAGCTTATCACCAAAGGACCGTTTACAATCCTTCCTCATCCATTACGTTCGAGTCATCTTGCAATACCCAGAGCTTGTATCAAGGATTATTGCGATGGGGACTGCACCGTTTGCTTCACAGCAGGAATATGGAGAATTTCTACAAACAATGGGCTTTCAAAAGGTTCTGGCGACATTACAAGAGATCACGCAGGAAAGCGACCCAAATCAATTAATGATGATGACGACGCAGCTATTTGGTGCAATCTTTTTGCCGGCGTTAATGAAGCCAATACTGGTATCAGGAGCAGGGGTAACCTTTGCGCCAATCGAAGAGCAAGTGAAATTCCTATTTGATCACTATTTTTCTTGCAAATAA
- a CDS encoding HXXEE domain-containing protein, with the protein MNFLRKYWQDLGIAVALIVGLSLYVEWQNITEIRAILWLSFVAILLHQFEEYRWPGYFGGLFNVLIFKSEYPQRYPLNPQSAMIINLVIAYVFYLLPVLFPDVIWLGLAPILMGFFQFIWHGIFANIKGKTLYNPGLFAVILLHIPIGCWYIDHIVSHSLVTTVDWVAGTIYFIVAVYVLIIKGNMWLKDKGARYSFSKQQMRPYGKGI; encoded by the coding sequence ATGAACTTCTTACGGAAATATTGGCAGGATTTAGGTATAGCTGTTGCTCTGATCGTCGGGCTTTCTTTGTATGTGGAATGGCAGAATATCACGGAAATACGCGCTATTTTATGGCTTAGCTTTGTGGCAATTCTTCTCCACCAATTTGAAGAATATCGCTGGCCAGGATATTTCGGAGGATTGTTCAATGTGCTGATTTTTAAGAGTGAATATCCGCAACGCTATCCATTAAACCCTCAATCGGCTATGATCATCAATCTAGTTATCGCTTATGTTTTTTATCTGCTCCCAGTGCTATTTCCAGATGTGATTTGGCTTGGTCTTGCTCCTATTCTGATGGGCTTCTTTCAATTTATCTGGCACGGCATTTTTGCCAATATAAAAGGAAAAACACTGTATAATCCGGGCTTGTTTGCTGTTATCTTGCTTCACATTCCGATTGGATGCTGGTATATCGATCATATTGTTAGTCATAGCTTAGTGACTACAGTTGATTGGGTAGCTGGTACGATTTATTTTATCGTCGCTGTGTATGTTCTGATTATTAAAGGTAATATGTGGTTGAAGGATAAAGGGGCGCGGTATAGC